From the Leptolyngbya sp. O-77 genome, one window contains:
- the groL gene encoding chaperonin GroEL (60 kDa chaperone family; promotes refolding of misfolded polypeptides especially under stressful conditions; forms two stacked rings of heptamers to form a barrel-shaped 14mer; ends can be capped by GroES; misfolded proteins enter the barrel where they are refolded when GroES binds), translating to MAKRIIYNENARRALEKGIDILAEAVAVTLGPKGRNVVLEKKFGAPQIVNDGVTIAKEIELEDHIENTGVALIRQAASKTNDAAGDGTTTATVLAHAMVKEGLRNVAAGANAISLKRGIDKASNFLVEKIAEHARPVEDSKAIAQVGSISAGNDEEVGAMIAEAMDKVGREGVISLEEGKSMTTELEVTEGMRFDKGYISPYFATDTERMEAILDEPFILLTDKKITLVQDLVPVLEQVARAGRPLLIIAEDIEKEALATLVVNRLRGVLNVAAVKAPGFGDRRKAMLEDIAVLTGGQVITEDAGLKLDNVKLESLGKARRVTITKDTTTIVAEGNEAQVKARCEQIRRQIEETDSSYDKEKLQERLAKLSGGVAVVKVGAATETEMKDRKLRLEDAINATKAAVEEGIVPGGGTTLAHLAPQLEEWAKSNLTAEELTGALIVARALSAPLKRIAENAGQNGAVIAERVKEKDFNVGYNAATDEFVDMFDAGIVDPAKVTRSALQNAASIAGMVLTTECIVVDKPEPKEAAGAGAGGGMGGDFDY from the coding sequence ATGGCTAAGCGCATCATTTACAACGAAAACGCACGTCGCGCTCTGGAAAAGGGCATCGATATCCTGGCAGAAGCCGTTGCAGTCACCCTGGGTCCCAAAGGCCGCAACGTGGTGCTAGAGAAGAAGTTTGGCGCACCCCAGATCGTGAATGACGGTGTGACCATTGCTAAGGAAATCGAGCTAGAAGATCACATCGAAAACACGGGTGTCGCTCTCATCCGTCAGGCTGCGTCTAAAACCAACGATGCCGCTGGCGACGGGACGACGACGGCGACCGTGCTGGCTCATGCAATGGTGAAAGAAGGTCTGCGGAACGTTGCCGCAGGGGCTAACGCCATTTCCCTGAAGCGTGGCATCGATAAAGCGTCTAACTTCCTGGTGGAGAAGATCGCGGAACACGCTCGTCCGGTGGAAGATTCCAAGGCGATCGCCCAGGTTGGCTCTATCTCTGCGGGCAATGATGAAGAAGTCGGCGCGATGATTGCCGAAGCGATGGACAAAGTGGGTCGCGAAGGCGTGATCTCGCTGGAAGAAGGCAAGTCCATGACGACCGAACTGGAAGTCACCGAAGGGATGCGCTTCGACAAGGGCTATATCTCGCCCTACTTTGCCACCGACACCGAGCGCATGGAGGCCATCCTAGATGAGCCGTTTATTCTGCTGACCGACAAGAAGATTACCCTGGTGCAAGACCTAGTGCCCGTGCTGGAGCAAGTGGCCCGCGCTGGTCGTCCGCTGCTGATCATTGCTGAGGACATTGAGAAAGAAGCCTTGGCGACTCTGGTGGTGAACCGTCTGCGGGGTGTGCTGAACGTGGCTGCGGTCAAGGCTCCTGGCTTTGGCGATCGCCGCAAGGCCATGCTGGAAGACATTGCCGTGCTGACGGGCGGTCAGGTGATTACCGAAGATGCGGGTCTGAAGCTCGACAACGTGAAGTTGGAAAGCTTGGGTAAGGCTCGCCGTGTCACGATTACTAAGGACACCACCACAATTGTTGCAGAAGGGAACGAGGCTCAGGTCAAGGCTCGCTGCGAGCAAATTCGCCGTCAGATTGAAGAAACCGATTCTTCCTACGACAAAGAGAAGCTGCAAGAGCGTCTGGCCAAGCTCTCTGGCGGTGTGGCTGTGGTCAAGGTCGGTGCTGCGACCGAAACCGAAATGAAGGATCGCAAGCTGCGCCTGGAAGATGCCATCAACGCGACCAAGGCTGCGGTAGAGGAAGGCATCGTTCCTGGTGGTGGCACCACGCTGGCTCACCTGGCTCCGCAGCTTGAAGAGTGGGCTAAGAGCAACCTGACGGCGGAAGAACTGACGGGTGCGCTGATTGTCGCCCGTGCCTTGTCTGCGCCGCTGAAGCGGATTGCCGAAAACGCAGGTCAGAACGGCGCGGTGATTGCTGAGCGCGTCAAGGAGAAGGACTTCAACGTGGGCTACAACGCCGCCACCGATGAGTTCGTCGATATGTTTGACGCGGGTATTGTTGACCCGGCAAAGGTGACTCGTTCTGCCCTGCAAAATGCGGCATCGATCGCGGGCATGGTGCTGACGACCGAGTGCATCGTTGTTGACAAGCCCGAACCCAAAGAAGCGGCTGGCGCTGGCGCTGGCGGCGGCATGGGCGGCGACTTCGACTACTAA
- the groES gene encoding co-chaperone GroES, with protein MAAVSLSVSTVKPLGDRVFVKVSASEEKTAGGIFLPDTAKEKPQVGEVAQVGPGRRNDDGTRQELEVKVGDKVLYSKYAGTDIKLGGEEYVLLSEKDILAIVG; from the coding sequence ATGGCTGCTGTGTCCTTGAGTGTTTCAACCGTTAAGCCATTAGGCGATCGCGTGTTTGTGAAGGTCAGCGCTTCCGAAGAAAAGACCGCAGGCGGCATTTTCCTGCCCGACACCGCTAAGGAAAAACCTCAAGTGGGCGAAGTGGCGCAGGTGGGCCCCGGTCGGCGCAATGACGACGGCACCCGTCAAGAACTGGAAGTGAAGGTGGGTGACAAAGTGCTGTACTCCAAGTACGCCGGCACCGACATCAAGCTGGGCGGCGAAGAGTACGTGCTGCTGTCCGAGAAAGACATTCTGGCGATCGTTGGCTAA
- a CDS encoding acylphosphatase, giving the protein MTQAQPPQTAGDWVRAHVWISGKVQGVGYRFSTCDTATLLKINGWVRNLRDGRVEAVFEGPGDRVQEIIRWCHQGPPTAVVKDVSVQYEPPEHLQSFEVKR; this is encoded by the coding sequence ATGACGCAAGCACAACCACCACAGACTGCGGGCGACTGGGTGCGGGCTCATGTCTGGATTTCGGGCAAGGTGCAGGGGGTAGGCTATCGCTTTTCGACCTGCGACACAGCGACACTCTTAAAGATCAACGGCTGGGTGCGAAACCTACGAGATGGGCGCGTCGAGGCCGTGTTTGAAGGGCCGGGCGATCGCGTTCAAGAAATCATCCGCTGGTGTCATCAGGGGCCGCCCACTGCGGTTGTGAAAGACGTTTCAGTGCAATACGAGCCGCCAGAGCATCTGCAGAGTTTTGAGGTCAAGCGATAA
- a CDS encoding glycosyltransferase family 4 protein: MKILIYSYNYFPEPIGIAPLMTELAEGLAQRGHQVRVVTGMPNYPQRRIYPGYRGRLYQTRVENGVCVQRCYVWIRPRPGLLGRVLLDGSFVITSVVQALWGFRPDVILLTTPPLPVSVPAALLGKIYRCPVVLNVQDILPEAAVRLGIVKNRLAIRAFEALERFAYRTATAIAVIADGFAQNLQHKGVSPQKLICIPNWVDVNFIRPIPPAENQFRQQHSLQDKFIVLYAGNIALTQGMETVIEAAARLHDLPDLVFAIVGEREACQQLQDYARQCQADNVQFFDFQPRERLPDLMSAADVGLVVQRKNVVSFNMPSKFQLLLASGCPVVASAPMEGELAKLVLHSEAGTVVQPEQPEQLAEALRSVYDDAPQRAAWAHQGRQYALQHYRFEQAIAAYEQLFYSLVGSATPETSAPSPAPAATRPTGTLPNGSTPSDSKASSPTSATEPARRPQSQR, from the coding sequence ATGAAGATCCTGATCTATTCCTACAACTATTTTCCAGAGCCAATTGGGATTGCGCCGCTGATGACGGAGCTAGCCGAAGGATTGGCCCAACGGGGACACCAGGTGCGCGTGGTGACGGGGATGCCCAACTATCCGCAGCGGCGCATCTATCCGGGCTATCGTGGGCGGCTGTATCAAACGCGAGTGGAAAACGGCGTGTGCGTGCAGCGCTGCTATGTCTGGATTCGGCCGCGGCCAGGGCTGCTGGGGCGGGTGCTGCTAGACGGCAGCTTTGTGATTACGAGCGTCGTGCAGGCGCTATGGGGCTTTCGACCCGACGTGATTCTGCTGACCACGCCGCCGCTGCCCGTCAGTGTGCCTGCGGCACTGCTGGGGAAGATTTACCGCTGTCCGGTGGTGCTAAACGTGCAGGATATCCTGCCGGAAGCGGCGGTGCGGCTGGGCATTGTGAAAAATCGGCTGGCCATTCGTGCGTTCGAGGCGCTGGAACGGTTTGCCTATCGCACCGCAACGGCGATCGCCGTAATTGCCGACGGCTTTGCCCAAAACCTGCAACACAAAGGCGTATCGCCTCAAAAGCTAATCTGCATTCCCAACTGGGTAGATGTAAACTTTATTCGCCCGATTCCACCCGCAGAAAACCAATTTCGCCAGCAGCACAGCTTGCAGGACAAATTTATCGTGCTGTATGCAGGCAATATCGCGCTAACGCAGGGCATGGAAACCGTGATCGAGGCAGCAGCACGGCTACACGACCTGCCCGATCTGGTGTTTGCCATCGTGGGCGAGCGCGAGGCCTGTCAGCAGTTGCAGGACTATGCGCGGCAGTGCCAGGCAGACAACGTGCAGTTTTTTGACTTTCAGCCGAGGGAGCGATTGCCCGACCTGATGTCGGCGGCAGACGTGGGGCTGGTGGTGCAGCGCAAAAATGTGGTGAGTTTTAACATGCCGTCAAAGTTTCAACTGCTGCTGGCGAGCGGCTGCCCGGTGGTGGCCTCGGCTCCGATGGAGGGCGAGTTGGCAAAACTGGTGCTGCACAGCGAAGCGGGAACGGTCGTGCAGCCGGAGCAGCCGGAGCAACTGGCGGAAGCGCTGCGCTCGGTCTATGACGATGCGCCGCAGCGGGCCGCGTGGGCCCACCAAGGGCGACAGTATGCCCTCCAGCACTATCGCTTTGAGCAGGCGATCGCCGCCTATGAACAGCTATTCTACTCGCTGGTCGGTTCGGCAACGCCAGAAACGTCCGCCCCGTCCCCCGCGCCCGCTGCCACTCGACCTACTGGGACGCTGCCAAACGGTTCCACGCCCAGCGATTCAAAAGCCAGCAGCCCAACGAGTGCCACCGAGCCAGCCCGTCGTCCCCAATCCCAGCGGTAA
- the yqeK gene encoding bis(5'-nucleosyl)-tetraphosphatase (symmetrical) YqeK, translating into MVDLDDDALRSRILNWLEVQVPASRVQHVLGVEQMAIALAQVHNLEPQRAALAALLHDLAKYFKPQTLLSIADEAGLPLDPVDEANPHLLHADVGAIVAQREFGVTDAEVLAAIANHTLGSPGMSALSCVVFLADTLEPGRGDTAELNHLRMVSQQNLTQAVWMTCDYTFKYLLDAGHLIHPRALQTRNWFLQADSGRWRSPAAEAYRAATWSAPRFTAT; encoded by the coding sequence ATGGTTGATTTAGACGATGACGCGCTGCGGAGCCGCATTCTGAACTGGCTAGAGGTTCAGGTTCCAGCCTCGCGGGTGCAGCATGTGCTGGGGGTCGAGCAGATGGCGATCGCCCTGGCCCAGGTTCATAACCTTGAGCCTCAGCGGGCGGCCCTGGCGGCGCTGCTGCATGATCTGGCGAAATACTTCAAGCCCCAAACGCTGCTGAGCATCGCGGACGAGGCGGGGCTGCCGCTCGATCCGGTAGACGAAGCCAATCCGCATCTGCTCCATGCCGATGTAGGAGCGATCGTGGCGCAGCGAGAATTTGGTGTCACGGATGCAGAGGTGCTAGCGGCGATCGCCAACCATACGCTTGGCAGTCCGGGCATGAGTGCCCTGAGCTGCGTCGTGTTTTTGGCAGACACGCTAGAGCCGGGGCGCGGCGACACCGCCGAACTCAACCATTTACGAATGGTTAGTCAACAAAATTTAACGCAAGCAGTTTGGATGACCTGCGACTATACCTTCAAATATCTGCTGGACGCTGGACATTTAATTCATCCCCGCGCCCTGCAAACCCGCAACTGGTTTCTCCAGGCAGATTCAGGGCGATGGCGCAGCCCCGCCGCCGAGGCATATCGCGCTGCAACTTGGTCGGCCCCAAGATTTACCGCAACTTGA
- the rsfS gene encoding ribosome silencing factor: MTHESPLEALLSTRLAADASAPRLAVETDSSSDDLALAIAQAADDRKGDDIVLLKVADVSYLADYFVLVTGFSHVQVRAIANSIEQTVKEKLQRVPVRIEGQAEGNWVLIDYGDVIAHIFLEKDREFYNLEAFWGHAERLSFAALQGASTSAKG, encoded by the coding sequence ATGACCCATGAATCTCCGCTAGAGGCCCTGCTTTCTACCCGGTTGGCTGCTGATGCATCCGCCCCTCGCCTCGCCGTCGAAACCGACTCCAGCAGCGATGACCTGGCGCTGGCGATCGCCCAAGCCGCCGACGACCGCAAAGGGGATGACATTGTGCTCCTGAAAGTGGCGGATGTGTCCTACCTGGCAGATTATTTTGTGCTGGTGACGGGCTTTTCGCACGTGCAGGTGAGGGCGATCGCCAACAGCATTGAGCAAACGGTGAAGGAAAAACTTCAGCGGGTGCCCGTGCGAATCGAGGGGCAAGCCGAGGGCAACTGGGTCCTCATCGACTACGGCGATGTCATTGCCCACATCTTCCTCGAAAAAGACCGCGAGTTCTACAACCTGGAAGCATTTTGGGGACACGCCGAGCGGCTGTCTTTTGCGGCACTTCAAGGCGCAAGCACCTCTGCAAAAGGCTAG
- a CDS encoding CGLD27 family protein, producing the protein MKSSLPVCPVPSEQQPINEFQDLQESWFFRWATLDLWSYIKPILILWGLSWAVSGPVAAVSFPPAKYPALFALSAAVGACVIPLLALVRLTLGWWYVRDRLSKETVFYEESGWYDGQTWTKPEEVLQRDRLIVSYQIQPIMKRLWRTFAIFGLLLVLSGIIWVILSQRSSLT; encoded by the coding sequence ATGAAATCCTCTCTGCCCGTCTGCCCGGTTCCCTCCGAGCAACAACCCATCAATGAGTTTCAAGACTTGCAAGAGTCCTGGTTTTTTCGCTGGGCGACGCTCGACCTCTGGTCCTACATCAAGCCGATTCTGATTCTCTGGGGCTTGAGTTGGGCGGTGTCTGGGCCTGTGGCGGCGGTCAGCTTTCCGCCCGCGAAATATCCAGCGCTGTTTGCCCTGAGCGCGGCGGTAGGGGCTTGCGTGATTCCGCTGCTGGCGCTGGTGCGGCTGACGCTGGGCTGGTGGTATGTGCGCGATCGCCTCTCCAAAGAAACCGTGTTCTATGAAGAATCGGGCTGGTATGACGGCCAGACCTGGACGAAGCCCGAAGAGGTGTTGCAGCGCGATCGCCTAATCGTGAGCTACCAGATCCAGCCCATCATGAAGCGGCTCTGGCGCACGTTTGCCATCTTTGGGCTACTGTTGGTTCTCAGTGGCATTATCTGGGTCATTCTCTCTCAGCGTAGCTCGTTGACCTGA
- a CDS encoding asparaginase — protein sequence MTRGKRVQTAELEVRLLREGIIESRHLVQAAVADNRGRVLSVAGSAETASFVRSSLKPFQAMAVTSTGTLERFGLSDRDLAIMCSSHRGTIEQVRQVFNILWRCDVDPSMLQCPIPEGKRSPLEYNCSGKHAGMLAVCRQLGYPTSDYLQRNHPVQTLILSKVSELLRMPAAEFISAHDDCGAPTYFMQLGQMATLFAQLASGSSLDLERIVRAMTHHPMLVAGEGEFDTEVMRLSEGALVSKSGAEGIQCIGRVGEGMGLAIKVMDGAKRAKYAVAVHLLKQLGWVTPAIAETLTERYLTLGNFKRLDVQGDLTVV from the coding sequence ATGACTAGGGGAAAACGAGTACAGACCGCAGAGCTAGAAGTTCGGCTACTGCGAGAGGGCATTATCGAGTCGCGACACTTGGTGCAGGCAGCAGTCGCAGACAACCGTGGTCGCGTGCTATCAGTTGCGGGCAGTGCGGAAACAGCGTCCTTTGTGCGCTCGTCGCTCAAGCCGTTTCAGGCGATGGCCGTCACCAGCACGGGCACACTGGAGCGCTTTGGGTTGAGCGATCGCGATTTGGCAATCATGTGCAGTTCCCACCGGGGCACCATCGAACAGGTGCGCCAGGTGTTCAACATTCTCTGGCGCTGCGACGTGGACCCGTCGATGCTGCAATGCCCGATTCCCGAAGGCAAGCGTAGCCCCTTAGAATATAACTGTTCTGGCAAGCACGCAGGAATGCTAGCGGTCTGCCGCCAGCTTGGCTATCCCACCTCCGATTATTTGCAGCGCAACCACCCGGTGCAGACGCTCATCCTGTCCAAGGTATCAGAACTGCTGCGGATGCCTGCGGCAGAATTTATCTCCGCTCACGACGATTGCGGCGCACCGACCTACTTTATGCAACTGGGGCAGATGGCCACGCTGTTTGCCCAGCTTGCATCGGGCAGCAGCCTGGATCTGGAACGCATTGTGCGAGCGATGACCCATCACCCCATGCTGGTGGCAGGCGAGGGCGAGTTTGATACAGAAGTGATGCGCCTCTCAGAAGGTGCGCTGGTGAGCAAGTCTGGTGCAGAGGGGATTCAGTGCATTGGCCGCGTGGGCGAAGGCATGGGGCTGGCGATCAAGGTGATGGACGGAGCCAAGCGGGCCAAGTATGCCGTCGCGGTTCACCTGCTCAAGCAGCTAGGCTGGGTCACCCCAGCGATCGCCGAAACCTTGACCGAACGCTACCTGACGCTGGGCAACTTTAAGCGGCTGGATGTGCAGGGCGACCTGACCGTCGTGTGA